The following proteins are co-located in the Manihot esculenta cultivar AM560-2 chromosome 7, M.esculenta_v8, whole genome shotgun sequence genome:
- the LOC110619446 gene encoding UDP-glycosyltransferase 76B1 translates to MENMRQSHIQQRKGSRLILFTLPLQGHINPMLQLANILYSKGFSISIIQTNFNSINPSNYPHFTFHSILDGLLESEASTEDIILFLSILNVKCVEPFRNCLAKLLSDVLEEPVACLITDLVWCFAQPVAEGFKLPTIVVRTTSLCSFLGFAAFPLLLDKGYLPIQACRLAEPVQELQPLKVKDIPVIKTSKPEALYEIVRGMVERAKNSSGIIWNSFEELEKDSLTTLTKDVPVPMFLIGPFHKFCPTSSSSLLTQDRSCISWLDTQVPNSVLYVSFGSIAAIDEVEFQEIAWGLANSKQPFLWVVRPGLVLGSEWVESLPDGFLEMIGERGRILKWAPQQEVLAHAAIGGYWTHNGWNSTLESLCEGVPLICLPSFGDQRVNARFVSDVWRVGILLEKKLERGNVESAIRRLMVEAEGKELRMRALDLKGKAEFCVREKGSSCRNLENLINYILLFACKDATLCQ, encoded by the exons ATGGAGAACATGAGACAATCTCATATCCAGCAAAGAAAGGGCAGCAGATTAATACTCTTTACCTTGCCTTTACAAGGTCACATAAATCCTATGCTTCAACTTGCCAATATTCTCTACTCAAAAGGCTTCTCCATCAGTATAATCCAAACTAATTTCAACTCTATAAACCCATCAAACTATCCTCATTTCACTTTTCATTCAATCCTAGATGGCTTATTGGAAAGTGAAGCCTCAACAGAAGATatcatcctatttctttcaatCCTCAATGTCAAATGCGTTGAGCCTTTCAGGAATTGCTTGGCTAAGTTGTTGTCAGATGTTTTGGAAGAGCCTGTTGCTTGCTTAATCACAGATCTTGTTTGGTGCTTTGCTCAACCTGTAGCTGAAGGCTTTAAGCTCCCAACAATTGTTGTGAGGACCACCAGTTTATGCTCTTTTCTTGGATTTGCTGCCTTCCCTCTCCTGCTAGACAAGGGCTACCTCCCAATTCAAG CTTGTCGATTGGCGGAACCAGTGCAAGAGCTTCAACCATTAAAAGTGAAAGATATTCCTGTGATCAAAACTAGCAAACCAGAGGCTCTTTATGAAATAGTAAGGGGGATGGTTGAGCGAGCAAAGAACTCTTCAGGGATCATATGGAACTCATTTGAAGAACTTGAAAAAGATTCACTGACAACATTAACTAAAGACGTTCCTGTTCCAATGTTCCTCATAGGTCCATTTCATAAGTTCTGTCCAACTTCTTCAAGTAGCTTACTAACACAAGACAGAAGCTGCATTTCCTGGCTAGATACTCAAGTTCCTAATTCTGTACTCTATGTGAGCTTTGGGAGCATTGCAGCCATAGATGAGGTTGAATTTCAGGAGATAGCTTGGGGGCTAGCCAATAGCAAGCAACCCTTCTTGTGGGTGGTTCGACCTGGACTAGTCCTTGGATCAGAATGGGTTGAATCATTGCCTGATGGGTTCCTGGAGATGAtaggagaaagaggaagaatTCTCAAGTGGGCTCCCCAGCAGGAAGTGCTAGCACACGCTGCCATTGGAGGGTATTGGACACACAATGGCTGGAATTCAACGTTGGAGAGTTTATGCGAAGGTGTCCCTTTGATATGTCTGCCTAGTTTTGGAGATCAAAGGGTAAATGCGAGATTTGTGAGTGATGTTTGGAGAGTTGGAATACTTTTAGAGAAAAAATTGGAGAGAGGGAATGTAGAAAGTGCAATTAGAAGGCTAATGGTGGAGGCAGAAGGAAAGGAATTGAGAATGAGGGCTCTAGATTTGAAGGGTAAAGCAGAATTTTGTGTAAGGGAAAAGGGATCTTCTTGCCGAAATCTGGAGAATTTGataaactatattttattattcgcatGCAAGGATGCAACTTTATGTCAATGA
- the LOC110619129 gene encoding 7-deoxyloganetic acid glucosyltransferase: protein MEQGPIPSPHVLIFPAPGQGHVNAILKLAELLSLSGFKITFLNFHHIHERLLLHTDIEARFSKYHGFQFKTIPSFRLEQPRPADAVRKLLEEVEVKSRPIFKRMVIESNPAVNYIIGDGLMGFVYDVALELGIPAIQMHCISACSFWTVFSIPDVVAAHQLPIKGKEDMDRLITRVPGMESFLRCRDLPAGFCQVSDLSDPNLFILTNQIRQSQALIINSFEELEGPILSQIRTRYPKIYTIGPVHEHLKKKLRSIGKQESYSSSTDLFKVDKTCITWLDNQPPQSVLYVSFGSVTIMTREQLMEFWYGLVNSKKKFLWVIRPESVNNLGEILQELQEGEKKRGYIIKWAPQEEVLAHKAIGGFLTHSGWNSTLESIVAGVPMICWPYFGDQQVNSRFVSEVWNLGLDMKDVCDRRVVEKMVNDLMVDRREEFVRSTAKMAELARKSVSEGGSSSCCLNSLIDDMRVMIKKACIVED, encoded by the exons atggaACAAGGGCCAATTCCTTCTCCTCATGTACTCATCTTTCCTGCCCCAGGCCAAGGCCATGTAAACGCCATACTCAAGCTTGCAGAGCTTTTAAGCCTTTCTGGCTTTAAGATTACCTTCTTAAATTTCCACCATATCCATGAACGTCTACTTCTTCATACAGATATTGAAGCTCGTTTCTCCAAATATCATGGATTCCAATTCAAGACCATACCAAGTTTTCGGCTGGAACAACCTCGACCGGCCGATGCGGTGAGAAAGTTACTTGAGGAAGTGGAAGTGAAGAGCAGGCCGATTTTTAAGAGGATGGTGATTGAGAGTAATCCAGCAGTTAACTATATAATAGGAGATGGGCTGATGGGATTTGTGTATGATGTCGCTTTGGAGCTTGGAATTCCTGCGATTCAGATGCATTGTATAAGTGCTTGCTCCTTCTGGACTGTCTTTTCTATTCCTGACGTTGTTGCAGCTCATCAACTTCCTATCAAAG gaaaagaagacaTGGACAGGTTGATCACAAGAGTACCAGGAATGGAATCATTTCTTCGATGTCGAGATCTTCCAGCAGGGTTCTGCCAAGTCAGCGACTTATCAGACCCAAATCTCTTCATTCTCACCAACCAGATACGACAATCTCAAGCACTCATCATCAACTCCTTCGAAGAGCTAGAAGGACCAATACTTTCTCAAATACGCACTCGCTACCCTAAAATCTACACAATTGGACCTGTCCATGAGCATCTGAAAAAAAAACTAAGAAGCATCGGAAAGCAAGAATCATATTCATCATCGACCGATCTATTTAAAGTTGACAAGACCTGCATCACATGGCTGGATAACCAACCACCGCAATCTGTACTCTATGTAAGCTTCGGTAGCGTTACAATAATGACAAGAGAGCAGCTCATGGAATTCTGGTACGGTTTGGTTAACAGCAAGAAGAAATTCTTGTGGGTTATAAGACCTGAATCTGTTAATAATCTTGGAGAAATTCTTCAGGAGCTTCAGgagggagaaaagaaaagaggatACATTATCAAATGGGCACCACAAGAAGAGGTTTTAGCACATAAGGCAATTGGTGGGTTCTTGACACACAGTGGATGGAACTCTACTCTGGAGAGTATAGTGGCTGGTGTGCCTATGATCTGTTGGCCTTATTTTGGTGATCAGCAAGTGAACAGCAGGTTTGTGAGTGAGGTGTGGAACCTGGGCTTGGATATGAAGGATGTGTGTGATAGAAGGGTTGTGGAGAAGATGGTGAATGATCTGATGGTGGATAGGAGGGAGGAGTTTGTGAGATCAACGGCTAAGATGGCAGAGTTGGCAAGGAAAAGTGTGAGTGAAGGTGGGTCTTCTTCTTGTTGTCTGAACAGTTTGATCGATGATATGAGGGTGATGATCAAGAAGGCATGCATCGTTGAAGATTGA